In Humulus lupulus chromosome 7, drHumLupu1.1, whole genome shotgun sequence, the following are encoded in one genomic region:
- the LOC133788419 gene encoding GATA transcription factor 16-like: MGTMDFSEKESLPDQTNENKKCCSDCRTTRTPLWRGGPAGPKSLCNACGIRYRKKMVPVVGLRKGTERKKERSHGHDHTDSSGGGTAITTSSASKTIKNDRNGGQNDKGFSQTTLKVRLIALGKEMLTHRLSSPSLVKKQRCRSRRKKLGEEEQAAFLLMALSCGSVFA, from the exons ATGGGCACGATGGATTTTAGTGAAAAG GAATCATTGCCTGATCAAACGAATGAGAATAAGAAATGCTGCTCTGACTGTAGGACCACAAGGACTCCCCTGTGGAGAGGTGGCCCAGCTGGGCCCAAG TCTCTATGTAACGCATGCGGGATCAGgtacaggaagaagatggtaccTGTGGTGGGATTGAGAAAAGGAACAGAGAGGAAAAAGGAGAGAAGCCACGGTCACGATCACACCGATTCTAGTGGTGGTGGAACAGCCATCACAACGAGCTCTGCTTCAAAAACTATTAAAAACGACAGAAATGGTGGCCAAAACGACAAAGGTTTCAGTCAGACGACATTAAAAGTGCGTTTGATTGCTTTGGGAAAGGAAATGTTGACTCACAGGTTGTCTTCGCCATCATTAGTGAAGAAACAGAGGTGTCGTAGTAGGAGGAAAAAGTTGGGAGAGGAAGAACAAGCTGCTTTTTTGTTAATGGCTTTGTCTTGTGGCTCAGTTTTTGCCTAA